A genomic region of Mitsuaria sp. 7 contains the following coding sequences:
- a CDS encoding LysR family transcriptional regulator, whose amino-acid sequence MDLRYVQSFVTTVECGSIAEAARRLDMTAPAVAARLKTLEDDLGTPLIRRSGRSVKPTAAGLNIFDRARNMLREERDLRALANEKVQLGELRLGAFVSALTTVLPPVLRRLYASHPDLSVSVVSNASTELVRMVAAGDLDAAVVVEPQFTIPKTCEWRELMTEPLVVVAPKELARRDAHDLLRTEPFIQYDRSVLGGQLADRYLRQQGLTPRRRLEINGLMSIAAMVDQGLGISLLPDWSALWSSGLSIQKVPLPGTAPVRKSGFVWSAQSPRAPLARMFLEQAEALFAPKVKRKR is encoded by the coding sequence ATGGATCTGCGCTACGTTCAGAGCTTCGTGACGACGGTGGAGTGCGGCTCCATCGCGGAGGCCGCGCGGCGGCTCGACATGACCGCGCCGGCGGTGGCAGCGCGCCTGAAGACGCTGGAGGACGACCTCGGCACGCCGCTGATCCGGCGCTCGGGGCGTTCGGTGAAGCCGACGGCGGCGGGGCTGAACATCTTCGATCGCGCCCGCAACATGCTCCGCGAAGAGCGCGATCTGCGCGCGCTCGCCAACGAGAAGGTGCAGTTGGGCGAACTGCGGCTGGGCGCGTTCGTCTCGGCGCTGACGACGGTGCTGCCGCCGGTGCTGCGGCGCCTCTACGCGAGCCACCCTGACCTTTCGGTATCGGTGGTCTCGAACGCGTCGACGGAGCTGGTGCGGATGGTCGCGGCCGGCGATCTCGATGCGGCGGTCGTCGTCGAGCCTCAGTTCACGATCCCCAAGACCTGCGAGTGGCGCGAGCTGATGACCGAGCCGCTCGTCGTGGTCGCGCCCAAGGAACTGGCCCGACGCGACGCGCACGACCTGCTCCGCACGGAGCCCTTCATCCAGTACGACCGCTCGGTACTCGGCGGGCAACTGGCGGACCGCTACCTGCGCCAGCAAGGCCTGACCCCACGTCGGCGGCTGGAGATCAACGGCCTGATGTCCATCGCCGCGATGGTGGATCAGGGACTGGGGATCTCGCTGCTGCCGGACTGGTCCGCGCTGTGGTCGAGCGGTCTCTCGATCCAGAAGGTGCCGCTGCCCGGCACCGCACCGGTCCGCAAGAGCGGCTTCGTCTGGAGCGCCCAAAGCCCGCGCGCGCCGCTGGCGCGGATGTTCCTTGAGCAGGCGGAGGCGTTGTTCGCGCCGAAGGTGAAGCGGAAGCGGTGA
- a CDS encoding tripartite tricarboxylate transporter substrate binding protein, with product MLGVFAALPAMAQDFPSKPIRFIVPYAAGGTTDLVARTVGAHMSQTLGQTVVIENRGGAGGNLGMDAVAKAAPDGYTVGMGAISTNALNPHIYKKMSFDPRKDFSAIGLLGNSTIVLEVSPSLPVKTVAELRAHVAKNPGTPFGTAGAGTSMHLAGVLFGQLSHTEWVHVPYKGSAPLITDLIGGQIQVAFDNLPASLPHIQAGKLRALAVAGSQRNPALPDVPTLAEAGLPGYAIEPWFGVYGPAGLPAPVVRRLEQALKAALADPGVKDKLVAAGFSPKSSTAAELATLSSQEYERLGKVARSASMTAD from the coding sequence ATGCTTGGCGTCTTCGCCGCCCTCCCCGCGATGGCGCAGGACTTCCCCTCCAAGCCCATCCGCTTCATCGTGCCCTACGCGGCGGGCGGGACGACCGACCTGGTCGCCCGCACGGTCGGCGCGCACATGTCGCAGACGCTGGGCCAGACCGTCGTCATCGAGAACCGCGGCGGCGCCGGCGGCAACCTCGGCATGGACGCCGTCGCCAAGGCCGCGCCCGACGGCTACACGGTCGGGATGGGCGCCATCTCCACCAACGCGCTGAACCCGCACATCTACAAGAAGATGTCCTTCGATCCGCGCAAGGACTTCAGCGCGATCGGGCTGCTCGGGAACTCGACCATCGTGCTGGAGGTCTCGCCGTCGCTGCCGGTCAAGACCGTCGCGGAGCTGCGCGCCCATGTCGCGAAGAATCCCGGCACGCCTTTCGGCACGGCGGGCGCGGGGACCTCGATGCATCTGGCCGGCGTGCTGTTCGGCCAGCTCAGCCACACCGAGTGGGTGCACGTGCCCTACAAGGGCAGCGCGCCGCTGATCACCGACCTCATCGGCGGTCAGATCCAGGTCGCCTTCGATAACCTGCCCGCCTCACTCCCGCACATCCAGGCCGGCAAGCTGCGCGCGCTGGCGGTGGCCGGCTCGCAGCGCAACCCCGCGCTGCCGGACGTGCCGACGCTGGCCGAGGCCGGCCTGCCCGGTTATGCGATCGAACCGTGGTTCGGCGTGTACGGTCCCGCCGGATTGCCCGCGCCGGTCGTGCGCCGGCTGGAGCAGGCGCTGAAGGCCGCGCTGGCCGATCCCGGCGTGAAGGACAAGCTCGTCGCCGCCGGCTTCTCGCCGAAGTCCTCGACCGCCGCGGAGCTCGCGACGCTGTCCTCGCAGGAGTACGAGCGCCTGGGCAAGGTGGCGCGCAGCGCCAGCATGACGGCGGACTGA
- a CDS encoding tripartite tricarboxylate transporter substrate-binding protein — MKRQAFLWAGAALAFAAPLAFAQSLPAGPLKIVVGYSAGGAVDVVARAVAVRLQTELKQPVIVDNKPGGGSNIAARTVASSPADGATLLMAANAVAANMALYQPPPYDVEKDLAPVALIGRVPVIIAVNPESPYKTLAQLIEAAKAKPESVGYATPGNGSTPHLAVELFASAAKINLMHVPYKGGAQALTDVIGGQVPVVALNALEILPHWKSGKLRPLAVLSAKRSALFPDVPTIAESGFPGFEASVWYGLMAPAGTPKPVLAALSAAAVKAANSSEVKERLAQAGGESTPGDAAAFAKHLHAERERYTKLITAAKIKPD; from the coding sequence ATGAAGAGACAAGCATTCCTCTGGGCCGGCGCCGCGTTGGCGTTCGCCGCCCCGCTCGCGTTCGCGCAATCCCTCCCCGCCGGCCCGCTCAAGATCGTCGTCGGCTACTCGGCCGGCGGCGCCGTGGACGTGGTCGCGCGCGCCGTCGCGGTGCGGCTGCAGACCGAGCTCAAGCAGCCGGTCATCGTCGACAACAAGCCCGGCGGCGGCAGCAACATCGCCGCCCGTACCGTCGCGTCCTCGCCGGCCGACGGCGCCACGCTGCTGATGGCCGCCAACGCCGTCGCGGCCAACATGGCCCTCTACCAGCCGCCGCCCTACGACGTCGAGAAAGACCTGGCCCCCGTCGCGCTGATCGGCCGCGTGCCGGTCATCATCGCGGTCAACCCCGAGTCGCCCTACAAGACGCTCGCCCAGCTGATCGAGGCCGCCAAGGCCAAGCCGGAATCCGTCGGCTACGCGACGCCGGGCAACGGCTCCACGCCGCATCTGGCCGTCGAGCTGTTCGCCAGCGCCGCCAAGATCAACCTCATGCACGTGCCCTACAAGGGCGGCGCCCAGGCGCTCACCGACGTCATCGGCGGCCAGGTGCCGGTCGTGGCGCTCAACGCGCTCGAGATCCTGCCGCACTGGAAGAGCGGCAAGCTGCGCCCGCTCGCCGTGCTGAGCGCCAAACGCTCCGCGCTGTTCCCCGACGTGCCGACCATCGCCGAGTCCGGCTTCCCGGGCTTCGAGGCCTCCGTCTGGTACGGCCTGATGGCGCCGGCCGGCACGCCCAAGCCGGTGCTCGCCGCGCTGAGCGCCGCCGCCGTCAAGGCCGCCAACTCGTCCGAGGTCAAGGAACGCCTGGCCCAGGCCGGCGGCGAGAGCACGCCCGGCGACGCCGCGGCCTTCGCCAAGCACCTGCATGCCGAGCGCGAGCGCTACACGAAGCTGATCACCGCCGCGAAGATCAAGCCGGACTGA